A region of the Coriobacteriia bacterium genome:
CCATGTCGCCGAGGAAGTCCTCGAGGCCCTGGATGTCGGTGAGGATGGCGACCTGGTCGCCTTCCTTGATTAGTCCCATCGCCACGCCGGAGACCGGCGCCTTGATCGGGACGCCGGCGTCCATCAGTGCGAGCGTCGATCCGCAGACCGAGCCCATCGAGGAAGAGCCGTTGCTCTCGAGCACCTCGGAGACGATGCGGATGGTGTACGGGAAGTCCTCCTCCGCCGGCACGACGGGGAACAGTGCGCGCTCGGCGAGGGCGCCGTGGCCGATGTCGCGGCGTTTGGGGCCGCGCATGAAGCCGGTCTCGCCCGTCGAGAAGGGCGGGAAGTTGTAGTGGTGGAGGTAGCGCTTGCCCTCGGCGACGTCGATGGTGTCGATGCGCTGCCACTCGGAGAGCATCCCGAGCGTCAGCACGGACAGGACCTGGGTCTGTCCGCGGGTGAACAGGCCCGATCCGTGGCTGCGCGGCAGGTAGGCCGCTTCGCACGTGACCTGGCGGACCTCGTCGAGCGCTCGTCCGTCGGCCCGCTCCCCCTCGTCGAGGACCATGGCGCGCATCGTCTTCTTCTCGAGCTGCTTGAGCAGGATCTTCACGTGCTTGCCGGAGACCGCGAGATCCTCTTCGGCGAACGTCGCGAGGACCTGCTTCTTGACCTCGGCGACGGCGTCCATCCGGGCGTGCTTGTCCGGGTTGTGCAGCGCTTCGCGCATCATCTCCTGGCCGGCCGAGAAGACTCTCTCGCGCAGCTCCTCCGACGGTATGTTGAGCGGGAACTCCATCGGCGTGATGTCGAGGCGCGACAGGAAGCGCTCCTGGACGGCGCAGAACTCGGCGATCGCCTTCTGGGCGAACTCGAGCGCGTCGAGCATGTCTTCTTCACAGACCTCCCGCGCGCCCGCCTCGACCATGTAGACGGCGTCGGGAGAGCCGGCGACGACGAGGTCGATGTCGGAAGCCTCGGCCTCCTCGAAGGTGGGGTTGACGAGCCATTCACCATCGCCGGAGCGCGCGATGCGCACACCGGCGAGCGGGCCTTCGAACGGTATGCCGGCGGCCATGAGCGCTGCGGACGCGCCCATGATAGAGATGACGTCGACCGGATGCACCTGGTCCGCGGAGAGGACCGTCGCGATCACCTGGACGTCGTTGCGGAAACCGTCCGCGAAGGCCGAGCGGATCGGCCGGTCTATCATGCGTGCCGTGAGTATCGCCTTCTCGCTCGGACGCGACTCACGCTTGATGAAACCGCCGGGCAGCTTGCCCGCCGCGTACATGCGTTCCTCGAAGTCGACCGTGAGCGGGAAGAAATCGAGATCCTTCGGGTCCTTGCTCGCGGTCGCCGTGACGAGGACCATCGTGTCTCCTTGACGGACCACCACGGCGCCGCCGGCCTGCTTCGCGAGTTCCCCCGATTCGAGCACGTAGTCCCTGCCGTACAGTGAGAAGCTCTCAGTTACCTTTCCCATCCTCATCCTCTTCTTCCGCCGCGGCCCCGTGCCGCGCGCGTCGCGGGGCGGCCTCTTCATCCACCCCTGTATATGCTCGAAAGCGGGGAAGTCGAGCTCCCCCGCTTTCGCGGCAGTCGTTCCGTGCGGACGCTAATTCCGCAATCCGAGCTTCGCCACGATGGCGCGGTAGCGCTCGACGTCGCTCTTCTTGATGTAGTTGAGCATCCTGCGGCGCTGCCCGACGAGCTTGAGCAGCCCGCGACGGCAATGGTGGTCGCCTTTATGCAAGCGCAGATGCTCGGTGAGGTCGCGGATGCGCTGCGTGAGCAGGGCGACCTGCACTTCCGGCGACCCGGTGTCGCCGGCGTGCGCCTCGTGGTCCGCGATGATCGCGGCCTTGGTGTCCTTGGCCAACGGCATGCTCGTCTCACCTTTCCCTATGTGTCCGCCACCGTCCGAGAGAGGCGTCGGTGATCCGCCGGTCCCAGATCGGGGTATCCGTGCAACCGTCGCATCATACCACACGCTGTCGCACGGCACGTATGTCGTCGAGGATGGCGCCGGTCAGGTCCGCGGTGTGCTCGAACCTGCGCTGGTCGCGGAGTCGTTCGAGGAACTCCACCGTGACCTCGGCGCCGTAGATGTCCCCCACGAAATCGATTATGTGCGCCTCGAGGAGGTCGTGCGCCTGCGGGAACGTGGGCGGCACGCCGACCGAGATCGCGGAGGGATAGACGCCGCCGGCGAGATGGACTCTTCCGGCGAAGACGCCCGCGCCCGGCAGCGCCGCGTGCGCGGGGACGGAGATGTTGGCGGTCGGGACGCCGAGGGCCTTCCCCGCCGCCCGGCCATGGACGACCGTGCCGCGGACGCGATGAGGACGAGCCAGCAGCCGCGCCGCGCCGACGACGTCCCCGGCGGCGACCAGGCCCCGGATCCGCGTCGAGCTGACCGGCAGCCCGCCGTCCTCGACCAAGCGGTGCGCGATCACCGTGAATCCCGCGCGCGCGCCGAAGCGCTCGAGCGCGGCGACGTCGCCGGAGGCTCCGCGGCCGAACCTGAAGTCGTGACCCACCACGACCGAGACAGGGTCGAGAGCGTTGGAGAGCACATCGGCGAGGAACGCGTCGGGAGCCATCGAGGCGATGCCCGTGTCGAACGGGATGACGAGCACCGTTCCCGGGGACAGGGCGGCGAGCTCGTCGAGCTTGTCGTCGAGTTCGAGGAGCTGAGGGGCGGCGCGGTCGGGATCGACCACACGATCGGGATCCCGGTCGAAGGTGACGACGATCGAGGCCACACCCTGGACGTCAGCGATGGCGACCGCGTCCCTGACGAGGGCGGCGTGACCGACGTGCACCCCGTCGAAGACCCCGAGGGCCACGACGGCCGGACCGAGCGAGGCCGAAGCGGGCGACCAGGTCAGAAGGCGGGCGCTCACGCGGCCTCCTCGGGGAAGACCGCCTCAGCGCGCAACGCGTCGTGCGCGACGAGATAGACCGCCTTGAGCCTTCTGTCGCAGAGGACGGCGACCCGCTCGCCATCACCGACGTCCTCGGCCGCCGAACGTGGGAGGGCGCGGCCGTTCCCGACGTCTGCGGGATCGCCCTCGACGGACGGAAGCCCGAGAGCCGTGACCGGGTCTGCGAACAAGGAGGCGAGCCGCCCGGCGCCAGCCGCGTCGATGACCGACCGGAGGGTCTCGGCGGCCTCGACTCGCAGCGGTCCCGAAGCGGTCCGCCGCAGCGCTGCGAGGTGCGCGACGGTCCCCGCCTTGCGGCCCAGGTCGCGTGCGAGCGATCGGACGTACGTCCCCTTCGAGACGTCGAAGGCGACGTCCCAAGAGTGCGAGAGCGGGTCGACTTCGAGGATCTGCGCGTCGAACACGGTCACGTCTCTGGGGGCGAGATCGACGACGCCGCCGGCGCGGGCCACCCGATGGGATGCGCGCCCGGCGATCTTGATGGCCGAGTACGCGGGAGGGACCTGCCGCGATGCGCCGAGCATCGAGGCGAGAACGTCTCGTGCGCTGGCGGCATCGAAGAGGGCGTCGGGGACGGGAGCGGTCTCCACGGCGTCGCCTTCCGCGTCATCCGTGTCCGTCGAGACGCCGAACACGATGCGCGCCTCGTATCTTTTGCGCGCTGCAGTGAGGTAGGGAGCGAGACGCGTGTACGCCCCGATGAGGACCACGAGGAGTCCGGTCGCGGCCGGGTCGAGGGTGCCGGCGTGTCCGACACGGCCCTCCCCTGTCGCCTGACGGACCGCGACGACCACGTCGTGGCTCGTCATCCCGGCGGGCTTGTCGACGAGGAGGAGGCCGCATAGGCCGGTCGAGCCGCGCCGCACGGGTCAGGCACCTCCGCCGGGAAGACGCGGGAGCAGGCGGGCGAGGAGCGCCTCTCGGCACCCGTCCCATGTCAGGCCGGCGGCGGCCGCGTGCCCGCCGCCTCCGAGGGAGCGGGCCGCCGCACCGACGTCGGCATCGCTCTTCGCGCGAAGATTCGCTCTCACGACGCCGTTCTCTTCCTTGATGAGCACGACCGCGTCGACTCCCTCGATCATGCGGATGTCGTCGATGAGCCGGTCCGCATCGTCGGGACACGCTCCGGTGTGGGCGAGATCGCTGTCCTCGATCCAGGAGATGGCGACGCGGCCGTGGTTGACCAGCGAGAGCCGCGAGAGCGCTACGGCGCTCAGTGCGAGGCTCGCCGCGGAGCGCCGTTCGTAGATGCGGGAGGCTACCTCGCGCGGGTCGGCGCCCGCGTCGACCATGTCGGCGGCGGCGCGTAGCGCTCCGGCAGTCGTGTTCCCGTACTGGAAGCGGCCCGTGTCCGTGAGGATGGCGGTGTACAGGCACGTCGCCACGCCCGAGTCGGGTGACACGCCGAGCTCGGGCATGAGGGCCCAGAGCATCTCCCCGACCGCGGACTTGTCTGGATCGACCCACCTGACGTCTCCGAAGCCTTCGCCGTCGGGATGGTGGTCGATGACGACGCGGACTCGCGCGTCCTGTGCGAGTCCGCTCGCCGCGCCGAGCCGGTCGAGCACCGGGGTGTCGAGAGCTACGAACGTGTCCGGTGGCTCGAGGGACGAGGCTGGCTCCACGGTCGAGGCTCCAGGCAGCCATGAGTACATGTCGTGTACCGGCCCGTCGTCCGCGAGCGTGGCGACGCAGGGCACGCCGGCCGCGCGCAGCGCGAGGGTGAGACCGAGCACCGACCCGAGCGCGTCCCCGTCGGGGTTCACGTGCGCGCAGACGAGGATCGAGGTCGCGGACCTCAGCGCCGCGGCGACGGCGGACGGAGAGCCGTTCACTCGTCGGCCTTCGACTCGTCCCCGTCGCGAAGACCCGGCGGCACGTCGAGCAGCGCTCGCTCGATCCGCATGCCCTCGTCGACGGAGGTGTCGAGGTGGAAGCGCAGCTCGGGGACGTACTTCATGGCGACACGTGCCGCGAGAGCCGAACGCAGCCTGCTCCTCGCCGACGCGAGCCCCTGGAGCATCGCCTCGTAACGCTGCTCGTCGCCGTGGGCGACGACGTATACGTCGGCGTAGCGCATGTCCGGGCTCACCTCGACCGCAGTCACCGTCACCAGGACGAGGCGAGGGTCACCCACCTCGTCCGAGAGGATGGAGCCGAGCGCTTCGCGGACGTTCTCGTTGAGACGCCGCGTGCGAGGTGTGCTTCTCACGTCGTCACTCCGTGCGGGCGACCTCGACCGTGCGGTAGGTCTCGATCACGTCGCCCTCCTTGATGTCCTGGAAGCCCTCGATGCCGATACCGCACTCGTAGCCGGCTTTGACGGACTTCACGTCCTCCTTGAACCGGCGCAGCGAATGCAGCTTGCCGTCGAAGACGATCGCGCCCTGGCGGACGACGCGGACCTGGTCGTCGCGCGAGACCTCCCCTTCCTGGACCACGCAGCCGGCGATGACGCCGACCTTGGGGATCCGGAAGAGCTCGCGCACGTCGACGCGAGACGCGTCGTGTTCCTCGAACTTCGGCGCTAGCATGCCGACCCGTGCTGCGGTGATGTCCTCGATCGCCTGGTAGATGACCCTGTACAGACGCATGTCGACCTTCGTCTGGTCGGCGAGCACCTTCGCTTTCGGCTCGGGGCGCACGTTGAAGCCGATGACGATGGCGTCCGATGCGTCCGCGAGCATGATGTCGGTCTCGGTGATGCCGCCCACGCCCGAGTGGAGCATGTTGATGCGCACCTCGGACTGGTCGATCTTCTCGAACGCGTCGGACAGCGCTTCGATCGAGCCCTGGACGTCGGCCTTGACGACCAGGTTGAGGTCCTTGATCTGGCCCTCCTGGATGCGAGCGAAGAGGTCGTCGAGAGAGACGTGCGACTTGCGCTGGTGGGCGACGAGGCGCTGCTTGAGCGCGCGTTCCTCGGCGATCTGGCGCGCTGTCCGCTCGTCCGCGACGACTCGGAACTCGTCTCCTGCGCTAGGAAGCGCGGCCAACCCGACGATCTCCACAGGATCGGCGGGCGCGGCTCCGACGACCGTGTCGCCTTTGGGATCGACGAGCGCCCGGACACGGCCGTGCGCGAGCCCGGCGACGACCGCGTCGCCGACCTTGAGGGTGCCGCGCTGGACGAGGACGGTGGCCACGGGACCGCGGCCTCTGTCTAGCTTCGCCTCGATCACCACGCCGCTCGCGGGGGCGTCGGGGTTCGCCTTCAGCTCCTGGACGTCGGCCACGAGCAGGATCATCTCGAGCAACTCGTCTATGTTGAGGTGCTTCTTCGCAGACACGTCGACGAAGACGTTGGAGCCTCCCCATTCCTCGGGGATGACGCCGTGGTCGGAGAGCTCCTGGCGGACGCGGTCGGGGTTCGCCCCGTCCTTGTCGATCTTGTTGACGGCGACGAGGATCGGCACGCCGGCGGCCTTGGCATGGTCGATCGCCTCGACCGTCTGCGGCATGACGCCGTCGTCGGCGGCCACGACCAGCACCGCGACGTCGGTGACCTTCGCGCCGCGAGCACGCATGGCGGTGAACGCCTCGTGTCCCGGCGTGTCGATGAAGGTTATCTGCTTGCCGTTCTTGCGCACGACGGACGCGCCTATGTGCTGCGTGATGCCGCCGGCCTCGGTCGCGGCCACTCCGGTCGAGCGGATCGCGTCGAGCAGGGACGTCTTCCCGTGGTCGACGTGACCCATGACCGTGACGACCGGGGGACGCGAGACGAGGTCGTCGGGATGGTCCTCGATGACGCCGGTGATCTCCTCCTCCGGAGTGACGACCTTGACGGTCCAGCCCAGATCCTCCG
Encoded here:
- the truB gene encoding tRNA pseudouridine(55) synthase TruB, whose amino-acid sequence is MRRGSTGLCGLLLVDKPAGMTSHDVVVAVRQATGEGRVGHAGTLDPAATGLLVVLIGAYTRLAPYLTAARKRYEARIVFGVSTDTDDAEGDAVETAPVPDALFDAASARDVLASMLGASRQVPPAYSAIKIAGRASHRVARAGGVVDLAPRDVTVFDAQILEVDPLSHSWDVAFDVSKGTYVRSLARDLGRKAGTVAHLAALRRTASGPLRVEAAETLRSVIDAAGAGRLASLFADPVTALGLPSVEGDPADVGNGRALPRSAAEDVGDGERVAVLCDRRLKAVYLVAHDALRAEAVFPEEAA
- a CDS encoding DHH family phosphoesterase: MNGSPSAVAAALRSATSILVCAHVNPDGDALGSVLGLTLALRAAGVPCVATLADDGPVHDMYSWLPGASTVEPASSLEPPDTFVALDTPVLDRLGAASGLAQDARVRVVIDHHPDGEGFGDVRWVDPDKSAVGEMLWALMPELGVSPDSGVATCLYTAILTDTGRFQYGNTTAGALRAAADMVDAGADPREVASRIYERRSAASLALSAVALSRLSLVNHGRVAISWIEDSDLAHTGACPDDADRLIDDIRMIEGVDAVVLIKEENGVVRANLRAKSDADVGAAARSLGGGGHAAAAGLTWDGCREALLARLLPRLPGGGA
- a CDS encoding polyribonucleotide nucleotidyltransferase, whose amino-acid sequence is MGKVTESFSLYGRDYVLESGELAKQAGGAVVVRQGDTMVLVTATASKDPKDLDFFPLTVDFEERMYAAGKLPGGFIKRESRPSEKAILTARMIDRPIRSAFADGFRNDVQVIATVLSADQVHPVDVISIMGASAALMAAGIPFEGPLAGVRIARSGDGEWLVNPTFEEAEASDIDLVVAGSPDAVYMVEAGAREVCEEDMLDALEFAQKAIAEFCAVQERFLSRLDITPMEFPLNIPSEELRERVFSAGQEMMREALHNPDKHARMDAVAEVKKQVLATFAEEDLAVSGKHVKILLKQLEKKTMRAMVLDEGERADGRALDEVRQVTCEAAYLPRSHGSGLFTRGQTQVLSVLTLGMLSEWQRIDTIDVAEGKRYLHHYNFPPFSTGETGFMRGPKRRDIGHGALAERALFPVVPAEEDFPYTIRIVSEVLESNGSSSMGSVCGSTLALMDAGVPIKAPVSGVAMGLIKEGDQVAILTDIQGLEDFLGDMDFKVAGTSEGITALQMDNKAKGLSLDILRKALMQAKEGRAFILSKMLEAIAEPRAELSEYAPRIITIKIPVDKIRDIIGPGGKMIRSIIEATGADIDVNDDGTIYIASRDKGGEEAVRRIQMITKEPEIGERYHGRVVGIQAFGAFVELYPGRDGLLHISRVAKGRVDKVEDVLNVGDELEVVILDIDDRGKVSLDRIDKPEAPPSSGGGGTGERHGDRPSGGAGAPHPGGDRRPRRRQ
- the infB gene encoding translation initiation factor IF-2, yielding MPAMRVHELAKEFGMTSKELLDRLQEMKIPAKNHASTLVDAYVDKIRKALGPEIAERQAQMEAERIRRETAETAKREADEKALRLAEEERKAAELAARTAEDEERERQEAKEAARRAEEAAKREAEEAARQEAEGEARKAADIAKAEATRIEQEEAERYRRMALEAEQAIKQAAPTILAEAAKIAAQAATGGPSKRKTGKKPSGRREAAVAGVATGTETPAHDAPVATGESLTLTEGTTVGEFAAAVSLAPGEIIKRLMLLGEPLTVNQPMSRETIEILAEDLGWTVKVVTPEEEITGVIEDHPDDLVSRPPVVTVMGHVDHGKTSLLDAIRSTGVAATEAGGITQHIGASVVRKNGKQITFIDTPGHEAFTAMRARGAKVTDVAVLVVAADDGVMPQTVEAIDHAKAAGVPILVAVNKIDKDGANPDRVRQELSDHGVIPEEWGGSNVFVDVSAKKHLNIDELLEMILLVADVQELKANPDAPASGVVIEAKLDRGRGPVATVLVQRGTLKVGDAVVAGLAHGRVRALVDPKGDTVVGAAPADPVEIVGLAALPSAGDEFRVVADERTARQIAEERALKQRLVAHQRKSHVSLDDLFARIQEGQIKDLNLVVKADVQGSIEALSDAFEKIDQSEVRINMLHSGVGGITETDIMLADASDAIVIGFNVRPEPKAKVLADQTKVDMRLYRVIYQAIEDITAARVGMLAPKFEEHDASRVDVRELFRIPKVGVIAGCVVQEGEVSRDDQVRVVRQGAIVFDGKLHSLRRFKEDVKSVKAGYECGIGIEGFQDIKEGDVIETYRTVEVARTE
- the rbfA gene encoding 30S ribosome-binding factor RbfA, whose amino-acid sequence is MRSTPRTRRLNENVREALGSILSDEVGDPRLVLVTVTAVEVSPDMRYADVYVVAHGDEQRYEAMLQGLASARSRLRSALAARVAMKYVPELRFHLDTSVDEGMRIERALLDVPPGLRDGDESKADE
- the rpsO gene encoding 30S ribosomal protein S15, which translates into the protein MPLAKDTKAAIIADHEAHAGDTGSPEVQVALLTQRIRDLTEHLRLHKGDHHCRRGLLKLVGQRRRMLNYIKKSDVERYRAIVAKLGLRN
- the ribF gene encoding riboflavin biosynthesis protein RibF, which encodes MSARLLTWSPASASLGPAVVALGVFDGVHVGHAALVRDAVAIADVQGVASIVVTFDRDPDRVVDPDRAAPQLLELDDKLDELAALSPGTVLVIPFDTGIASMAPDAFLADVLSNALDPVSVVVGHDFRFGRGASGDVAALERFGARAGFTVIAHRLVEDGGLPVSSTRIRGLVAAGDVVGAARLLARPHRVRGTVVHGRAAGKALGVPTANISVPAHAALPGAGVFAGRVHLAGGVYPSAISVGVPPTFPQAHDLLEAHIIDFVGDIYGAEVTVEFLERLRDQRRFEHTADLTGAILDDIRAVRQRVV